One region of Eupeodes corollae chromosome 1, idEupCoro1.1, whole genome shotgun sequence genomic DNA includes:
- the LOC129942815 gene encoding uncharacterized protein LOC129942815, producing MELKALQALSAADKIANAITNKPSSVLRHFLGNLEEEMIVVKDEDLMREMKWKIYDIVKQFQIKQCNVTVPPSRSSTPSRFTNYSRVRLLSEVTDEENSNSTSSSNRNIIESSMEDVFDDEDFL from the coding sequence ATGGAACTCAAAGCGCTACAGGCGCTTTCAGCGGCTGATAAAATAGCTAATGCGATAACAAACAAACCATCCTCAGTTCTTCGGCATTTCTTAGGCAATTTAGAAGAGGAAATGATAGTTGTAAAGGATGAAGATCTGATGCGGGAGATGAAGTGGAAGATATATGACATCGTTAAACAATTCCAAATCAAACAATGTAATGTAACCGTACCACCGTCAAGATCTTCAACTCCATCAAGATTTACCAATTATTCCAGAGTAAGGTTGTTGTCTGAAGTCACCGATGAAGAAAATTCCAATTCTACAAGTTCATCAAACAGAAACATAATTGAAAGTTCAATGGAAGATGTTTTTGATGAcgaagattttttataa